DNA from Desulfatirhabdium butyrativorans DSM 18734:
TACAACCTTGCCGAGCTCCGCCGGGACTACGGGGTCTGGATCGACGGATATACCCATCCCAAACCCGGCCGTTACCACTTGCGGGCTTGCGGAAGCATTGGCTTCCGTGCTTGCAGTTCCCTGATCAATGCCATTGAACGCATCGATTCATCGAGCTCAAAGACTTTAAGTCCCTGATATGGTAGCGCCTGAACGGAAATCCCCTATTCGGA
Protein-coding regions in this window:
- a CDS encoding ADP-ribosylglycohydrolase family protein: MSDKRIQVRASGAIMGAFIGDALGLGPHWYYNLAELRRDYGVWIDGYTHPKPGRYHLRACGSIGFRACSSLINAIERIDSSSSKTLSP